One Salmo salar chromosome ssa01, Ssal_v3.1, whole genome shotgun sequence DNA window includes the following coding sequences:
- the kcnj2a gene encoding inward rectifier potassium channel 2a, giving the protein MGSVRANRYSIVSTEEHSMKLATVAVPNGYGKGKVHTRHQPQSRFVKKDGHCNVQFINVSEKGQRYLADIFTTCVDIRWRWMFVIFCLAFLLSWLFFGCVFWLVAIFHGDLENDTQKCVSNVSSFTAAFLFSIETQTTIGYGYRYVTDECPVAVFMVVFQSIVGCIIDAFIIGAVMAKMAKPKKRNETLVFSHNATVAMRDNKLCLMWRVGNLRKSHLVEAHVRAQLLKSRTTAEGEFIPLDQVDIDVGFDSGVDRIFLVSPITIVHEISEDSPFYDMSKQQLETSEFEIVVILEGMVEATAMTTQCRSSYLASEILWGHRFDPVLFEVKSYYKVDYSRFHKTYEVPSTPLCSARDLAEKKYILSSSNSFCYENEVVLANKGETNGGSVGPDVTHTDNISDSAHHQATVPLEPRPLRRESEI; this is encoded by the coding sequence ATGGGAAGTGTGCGAGCCAACCGCTACAGCATAGTGTCAACCGAGGAGCACAGCATGAAGTTGGCCACTGTGGCAGTGCCCAACGGGTACGGCAAGGGCAAGGTGCACACGAGGCACCAGCCCCAGAGCCGCTTTGTCAAGAAGGACGGTCACTGCAACGTGCAGTTCATCAATGTCTCTGAGAAGGGCCAGCGTTATCTCGCCGACATCTTTACGACCTGTGTGGACATCCGCTGGCGGTGGATGTTCGTCATCTTCTGCCTGGCGTTCCTCCTGTCGTGGCTGTTCTTCGGCTGCGTCTTCTGGCTGGTCGCCATCTTCCACGGGGACCTGGAGAACGACACCCAGAAGTGCGTCTCCAACGTTAGTAGTTTTACCGCAGCCTTCCTCTTCTCCATCGAGACCCAGACGACCATCGGCTATGGCTACCGCTATGTAACCGACGAGtgtcctgtggcggtcttcatggtGGTCTTCCAGAGTATTGTGGGCTGCATCATCGACGCCTTCATCATCGGCGCAGTCATGGCCAAGATGGCCAAGCCCAAGAAGAGGAACGAGACGCTGGTGTTCAGCCACAACGCTACAGTGGCCATGAGGGACAACAAGCTGTGTCTAATGTGGCGCGTGGGGAACCTGAGGAAAAGCCACCTGGTGGAGGCCCACGTTCGGGCACAGCTCCTCAAGTCGCGCACCACTGCTGAAGGGGAGTTCATCCCTCTGGACCAAGTGGACATCGACGTGGGCTTCGACAGCGGAGTTGACCGTATCTTCCTGGTGTCCCCCATAACCATCGTCCACGAGATCAGCGAGGACAGCCCATTCTATGACATGAGCAAGCAACAGCTGGAGACGTCTGAGTTTGAGATTGTGGTGATCCTGGAAGGGATGGTGGAGGCCACGGCCATGACCACCCAGtgccgcagctcctacctggccAGCGAGATCCTCTGGGGCCACCGCTTTGACCCGGTGCTCTTCGAGGTGAAGAGCTACTACAAGGTGGACTACTCTCGCTTTCATAAGACTTACGAGGTGCCCAGCACTCCGCTGTGCAGTGCCAGAGACCTGGCAGAGAAAAAATACATCCTGTCCAGCTCCAACTCCTTCTGTTACGAGAACGAGGTGGTGCTGGCTAACAAAGGGGAGACGAACGGGGGTAGCGTGGGCCCAGACGTAACTCACACAGACAATATCTCAGACTCTGCGCATCACCAGGCCACTGTGCCACTAGAGCCCAGGCCCCTGAGGcgagaatctgaaatataa
- the LOC106611875 gene encoding inward rectifier potassium channel 16 isoform X2 has product MNKEYTEVSPSDPSVNANTTTLSAVKAEIDYKHKKCRYVRKDGKCNVLFRHVPEEWLMYVTDIFTTLVEIRWRVMFLIFALSYIFSWLFFGIIYWVIAMANGDMKDPTNAPCVYEVRDFTGAFLFSLETQTTIGYGFRGMSENCMVAIIVVTVQDVISCFIDTFVIGIAVAKMASARKRAQTVGFSNCAVINLQNGQLCLSWRIGDFRRHHMVEGKARAQIFRPNMHATGREDVNYKDLEIKQSDLILAIPTTIFHVIEPSSPLYRMSLEELRKDDFELVVSFTYTDDSTGILHQTRTSYTPDEIHWGHLFQEMLNVNRRYYKVDYSMFHHTAKVLVPEVSAEEYEQMKLGCYPRHSPRPKRPCINRKPPTVTVELVNGTPEPEEHVATVATIAAVCEDHGHLCLTRNPVLT; this is encoded by the coding sequence ATGAACAAAGAGTACACCGAGGTCAGTCCCTCTGATCCCTCCGTCAACGCCAACACCACCACCCTGTCCGCGGTGAAGGCCGAGATCGACTACAAGCACAAGAAGTGCCGCTACGTCCGCAAAGATGGCAAGTGCAATGTCCTGTTCCGCCATGTTCCTGAGGAGTGGCTCATGTACGTCACCGACATCTTCACCACGCTGGTGGAGATCAGATGGCGCGTCATGTTCCTCATCTTCGCCCTCTCCTACATCTTCTCCTGGCTCTTCTTCGGCATCATCTATTGGGTGATTGCCATGGCTAACGGCGACATGAAGGACCCTACTAATGCCCCCTGTGTGTACGAGGTGAGGGACTTCACCGGGGCTTTCCTCTTCTCACTGGAGACCCAGACCACGATCGGTTATGGTTTTAGAGGGATGTCGGAGAACTGCATGGTGGCGATCATTGTTGTGACTGTGCAGGACGTCATCAGCTGTTTTATTGACACATTTGTCATCGGTATCGCTGTGGCGAAGATGGCATCGGCACGGAAACGGGCGCAGACGGTGGGCTTCAGCAACTGCGCCGTTATTAACTTGCAAAATGGGCAGTTGTGCCTGTCTTGGAGGATTGGGGACTTCCGCCGGCACCACATGGTGGAGGGGAAGGCTCGCGCCCAAATCTTCCGCCCCAACATGCACGCCACGGGCAGGGAAGATGTCAACTACAAGGACCTGGAAATCAAACAGAGTGATTTAATTTTAGCGATACCAACCACCATCTTCCACGTTATTGAGCCAAGTAGTCCACTCTACCGCATGAGCCTAGAGGAGCTTCGGAAAGATGACTTTGAGTTGGTGGTGTCCTTCACCTACACAGACGACTCGACGGGCATCCTGCACCAGACCCGCACCTCCTACACGCCCGACGAGATCCACTGGGGACATCTGTTCCAAGAGATGCTGAATGTAAACCGGAGGTACTATAAGGTAGACTACTCCATGTTCCACCACACTGCTAAGGTCCTGGTTCCGGAGGTCAGTGCAGAGGAGTACGAGCAAATGAAGCTTGGGTGTTACCCACGCCACTCACCGCGCCCCAAGCGCCCATGCATTAATCGCAAACCCCCGACTGTGACTGTAGAACTGGTGAATGGCACCCCAGAACCAGAGGAACATGTAGCCACGGTTGCCACTATTGCAGCAGTTTGTGAGGATCACGGACATTTGTGTCTTACAAGGAACCCCGTTCTGACATAG
- the LOC106611875 gene encoding inward rectifier potassium channel 16 isoform X1, whose protein sequence is MAHRQQSWGQICRDRLAETGSLRSYRMNKEYTEVSPSDPSVNANTTTLSAVKAEIDYKHKKCRYVRKDGKCNVLFRHVPEEWLMYVTDIFTTLVEIRWRVMFLIFALSYIFSWLFFGIIYWVIAMANGDMKDPTNAPCVYEVRDFTGAFLFSLETQTTIGYGFRGMSENCMVAIIVVTVQDVISCFIDTFVIGIAVAKMASARKRAQTVGFSNCAVINLQNGQLCLSWRIGDFRRHHMVEGKARAQIFRPNMHATGREDVNYKDLEIKQSDLILAIPTTIFHVIEPSSPLYRMSLEELRKDDFELVVSFTYTDDSTGILHQTRTSYTPDEIHWGHLFQEMLNVNRRYYKVDYSMFHHTAKVLVPEVSAEEYEQMKLGCYPRHSPRPKRPCINRKPPTVTVELVNGTPEPEEHVATVATIAAVCEDHGHLCLTRNPVLT, encoded by the coding sequence ATCTTACAGGATGAACAAAGAGTACACCGAGGTCAGTCCCTCTGATCCCTCCGTCAACGCCAACACCACCACCCTGTCCGCGGTGAAGGCCGAGATCGACTACAAGCACAAGAAGTGCCGCTACGTCCGCAAAGATGGCAAGTGCAATGTCCTGTTCCGCCATGTTCCTGAGGAGTGGCTCATGTACGTCACCGACATCTTCACCACGCTGGTGGAGATCAGATGGCGCGTCATGTTCCTCATCTTCGCCCTCTCCTACATCTTCTCCTGGCTCTTCTTCGGCATCATCTATTGGGTGATTGCCATGGCTAACGGCGACATGAAGGACCCTACTAATGCCCCCTGTGTGTACGAGGTGAGGGACTTCACCGGGGCTTTCCTCTTCTCACTGGAGACCCAGACCACGATCGGTTATGGTTTTAGAGGGATGTCGGAGAACTGCATGGTGGCGATCATTGTTGTGACTGTGCAGGACGTCATCAGCTGTTTTATTGACACATTTGTCATCGGTATCGCTGTGGCGAAGATGGCATCGGCACGGAAACGGGCGCAGACGGTGGGCTTCAGCAACTGCGCCGTTATTAACTTGCAAAATGGGCAGTTGTGCCTGTCTTGGAGGATTGGGGACTTCCGCCGGCACCACATGGTGGAGGGGAAGGCTCGCGCCCAAATCTTCCGCCCCAACATGCACGCCACGGGCAGGGAAGATGTCAACTACAAGGACCTGGAAATCAAACAGAGTGATTTAATTTTAGCGATACCAACCACCATCTTCCACGTTATTGAGCCAAGTAGTCCACTCTACCGCATGAGCCTAGAGGAGCTTCGGAAAGATGACTTTGAGTTGGTGGTGTCCTTCACCTACACAGACGACTCGACGGGCATCCTGCACCAGACCCGCACCTCCTACACGCCCGACGAGATCCACTGGGGACATCTGTTCCAAGAGATGCTGAATGTAAACCGGAGGTACTATAAGGTAGACTACTCCATGTTCCACCACACTGCTAAGGTCCTGGTTCCGGAGGTCAGTGCAGAGGAGTACGAGCAAATGAAGCTTGGGTGTTACCCACGCCACTCACCGCGCCCCAAGCGCCCATGCATTAATCGCAAACCCCCGACTGTGACTGTAGAACTGGTGAATGGCACCCCAGAACCAGAGGAACATGTAGCCACGGTTGCCACTATTGCAGCAGTTTGTGAGGATCACGGACATTTGTGTCTTACAAGGAACCCCGTTCTGACATAG